The region ATGTCTGCCTGGCAGACcccctcgctctctctcaccCACAGGCTAaccacagccaatcacaggggTGCAGGGGGGAGGTGTCAGAGGAGAGTCAGCATTTAATTGGTGAGTTGCAGCGAGTAcgcttttttatatttttccccATTTCAGGTGGGCTCGGCACTGCAGCACATTCGTCCTTCTTGAACAGTAAGTAAAAAACTAGCTACGCCTAATACGTTGCTATGCTGCAACtatattttgaaaaaatctTGTGTCGCATTTACTATTGTCGATCAGATTATGCCTTTGGAAAACTGCTACGTGCAATGCTGGGTGATTGATATGTTTATAGTGTTTGCATGAACGTTGTTATTTAGCGTTTAAcaatttttttcctctcctcgaTAGGTGATGGTCTCACTGACTGGATGACGGAAGAAGTGGATTTCTCCTCGTACCTCCCGAAccctccttcccctccctcctccaccaATGCCTCCCTTCCCCCTTCACCCCTTCAGAATGATATCCAGGTGCCCTCTGACTTGGAGGTCATGACCTCTCTGCTGCAAGAGGAACTTGCCCAACTAGAGGATTACTTTCTGTCTGAACCACTGCCAGAGAAAGGGCCCAGGCTGGGAAAATGCGACAGGGGTCCACTGCCGGCGGGTCCTCAGCCATTTAGTCAGCTGCCATACGCATCATACTCTACATCCAACCAATCTGAATCCAGTCCACTCCTTGTTACCCTGGCAACCGGAGAACTGGACCTGCTGAGTATTTGTGGCGGTCCCATTGGGCGATCCAAAATTCCAAGACACGCCCCGTACAGCTGCAGTCGCCCCACTGGGTGTGTTAGGAAAAGACTTCCTGATGGTGTGAGGTTCAGTGAAGGCTATGACAACAGTTTGTTGAGTTCCAAAGGAAGTAACTTAGGTAACTCAGCGGTGACCCTTACAGGTAACTATGACTGCGTAGAGGACGAGCAGCTGGTAGAGAAAAGCTTCTCTCTGGGTAGTGCAGTCGAGGTCAGAAGATGTGCCGTTTTACCAAAAGACGAGAAAAATTGCTGTTTCAGTCAAAATGTCATAGGTGGTGCAAAGGTTGTTGGTGGTGGATTTGGCTTCGGCGCATCTCTTGATGTCCCGCACAAGAAAGAGGATCTGCTGATGTATAGCATGAGGGAGGTCAGCGGAGGCACTGGTAACAACCAAGTGCTGAATAGTATCAAAAGTAGTGTGGAGGTGACAAAAGCCACCGTTTCTTGGAAAACAGAGAGCAGTGAAGGTTTTTATCTTCCAGCAACACCACAGCCTGAGGCCTATCATAGCTTCTTAGGCAACATCAACGAACAGCTGAAATCAGAGAGTCAACATCATTCCAACAATCAGATAGGGCAACATGATTTACACTGTAATTTCCTGGAGGATCAGGGCCCAGAGTGTCTTTTAATGGCTAGGGAGAGTCTGAACTCGGAGTCTTCGGGGCACGGACAAGCATGCAGGCTGAAGGAGCACTGTGCTATGAAATACGAAGAGGACCTCATTCCGGCTGAAGGTGGCGAGCGCAAACAGAAGAAGAGAGATCAGAACAAAACTGCCGCACACAGGTAAGTTTTAGCTTCTGCTTGATGAAATAAAACGGTCAATGTGAATTCACGGGTAAAGAACTGCAAttaatctttgttttgcttaaTGCAGGTATCGGCAGCGAAAAAGGGCGGAGCTAGATTCTTTGGAGGAACAGTTGCATGGCCTTGAAGGGAGGAACCGGGAGCTCCGAGACAAGGCAGAGTCGGTAGAACGTGAAATCCAGTATGTCAAAGACCTGCTGATTGAAGTTTACAAGGCCCGCAGCCAAAGGCTCAAGCAGGACACCACAGCGTAACACCGAGCTCCTGCAAGTACCTTTTAAGAAGGTGTAACAGGGAAAATGTGGCGCTTTTTTGTGTCCTTAAGATTGTCCAGAATAGAATttgtagttttagttttttttcattgcGGGTGGGGCAAATGCATGCTTTGCTAATGTGaattcttttttacattttaaatcaacACTATCCAATGCTTCCATTGCTTTCGCACTCTAATCACTTGAGCCTGCACTGTGGCATTGCAATGCTTTAAATGACAATCATTTTTAATAGATCTCACACTGCGTGGATCTACTAATTGAAATACGGTTATCTCTGAATAAGTAATGTTATTCATTATGCAGGTCTAATATTTTTAACAGCCTTACATTGGAATTGATGTCAGCAATAGAACTACATGTGGTTTTtctattttaaagttttatttacAATTACTGTACCACCCTTTTTGATAGTTGAATCGTCAAATATGTTGTTGGTGTCAACGTGTGAAACTGCATAATTTCATTTTGAACACATCGTTCACACCAAATACTTTTCTAGAATTATTTCTCGCCTCCCTTGAACAGCAAATGTTATTTCAATTGCTatgaatatttttaaatattagaaTTGCGCTTGAAGATGTATTGACTTTTACAACTGCAGAAAGAACGGCTGATGTACAAAGAGCAAAAGACTTTTTGTCATCAACCTTAGCAAAAATGTCTCAAAACTGTagttttgagacattttattcCAATTTTCAAAGCCTTTGATTGACTGAGGTTTAATGCagcccaatatatatatatatagttaaagGGATTTGGATGTTTTGAGTAtgtagtttctttttttcctttttcttaatatcaaaaatatacattttcccCTGCTTTGTTAGAAACATTATTTTGTCTACTGTATTTACAattgccccccccccatttGCATTACTTTAATGTAACAAACCACCCATTGCTTCCAGAATAACATCCAGATCATAGATTCTGTGACCAAAAGAGAACTAGTTTATCATTTATACTGTTTTGAAAGTGGAAACtgacattttgttgtttttgtaacaCTTTGTaaaattttcttttattgcatATGGCAAATTATACAATCTATTTTGCATCTCAGGATATGCAATTTGTCCTCCTGTCCTTCAAATGCCAGTGGATGATTCATGGCAGGAGACttctgttcattttacatggTAAAGATTTCACTACTGAGGTTTtcctgatgaaaaaaaaaataaggttttCCTTATGTACAAATATAGTGGAGTTTTAGCAGCCTCCTTTTGCATGTTTTTCCATGAACAAAGTAGAAAATGTAGGATTTCAGAAATAAGTCGGGGATTCTTCCTCTAAAGTGCTTGTTAAGGCAATAAGTTGTATAGGCCTCTGGCTGATCTGCACTAATTTGTAACAACTTTTGTATGTTCAGGGAGTGAAGTGTGTTAGCCTTTCCTTTGTAGAAAATTAACAGAAAAAATCTCATTAGGTTATTTGTTAAGGCTTTTGCAGTGGTCGCATTGGCTAAGAGGATACATTATTTTCCAATTTGATTTGCTGCTAAACAAATAACCACTGTTATTGTTAAACATGCCCATACTGAGGATAGCTTTCTTTTCTATGCATATTAATTTTAAGACAATCTTGGATATTAACGCTGACTTATAGACATTCATTTGCaatgttttattcagtttttggtAAGAAATCCATGTCAGATCGTTTGACCTTCCTGCGGTGTACTATCAACTCCGATTGTTAAAACCAAAAATATGTGACAGCACATTATACCGCTTTGTAATTTCATATTAATTTAATGCATATTTCCTTTGTGTGTCGTCAAgttgtttttctctttaaaaaaataaagtgtgtcaTCAACTCAGTCCGTTGTGGTTTTTTCAGGTTTCCTCTCCGAGTTGGGGAATTGACTGGAAATGAATTACCTGCACCGACTGTTTTAATAATCAAACACGCCGCTGTCAAATCGATCTTGAAAACAAATCGCgccttttttaaatgaaataaatcctTGTTTTTAGGCAAAGCAAAGTTCAAACCTGCAGGGCCTGATGGACGCCGACAGCGCTCCTTTTTGATCAGAGCCCGCGGGCCACACAACTACTGAGAAGAATTATTATTAGCATTATTTAGCCGAGCGCTTCTTGTTTACGCTGCaaaatgaacaactaaaaaATGGAATGAACAATTAACGTCCAACACACCGAAGAATGCCTGTTTACGGTTTGCAAAAAATACTGTTCGCAGTGGCCCGGCTGTTCAATAAATCAAGGCGATTTGATTTATATCAAAATGCAtcaaaaagctttaaaatcCGTACAACAGACGACACATTCTACCTTTAAACGATCAATTCGGGTAACAAAACACGATCTCTAAATATCTATAACGTGCGCTACACCTGAACACAACCAAACTGTCTAAAAACTACAACCTGCGCTGCTGCGCAGCAGAGAAACACTTCCAATGCAAAAGTTTATTACCCCACCTATTTGTTGCTCTTATAACATGTCGTGATTATTATTGGGGAGTacgaaatgtaaaaaataatattgcCGATATAACAATCTGCCGAAGTCTGGAATTTGGATgaaaattacattatttttttctcatggaATTTGAACTGGGGTCATTAAATGAAACGTAAAATAACAGTACCAACAAAGTGTTTTATttcaacacacagccacagttttagttgttttgtgcCAACAAAGATATCCATTAAGAAAAGTTACTTTTTATTtgcacttttaaataaaaaaaagacactttagaaaaataataaatgggGTATGATTTGATTTGTGTAGACCTCACACTACTTAAGACAGAAGGGAGATGTATCGTAAAGTAAGAAATGAGAAGAATTATTTACAGGTGGCATTTAAATCTGCGATCATTCCTATTGAACTGGACTCACTTACAGCTGGCTGATGAGCTGACGATAGTCACATTGTGGAGGTGCATGTTGTGAAGCCTGAAGAAGTTTCTTGCTGGCATCGAGGGATCTCAGGACCTTCAAATATATGCAAAGGAAAGTGACTAACTTGAAAACACTTGTATACATGTTTACAGTACATGCACAGAAGTATGACAGGTATAACACATTAAAGAATGTGCAATGAACTATGACCAGTAAACAAATATAAGCGTGGCTTGAAAACATTGGGGAAGTAGTGTgaattgttttctttcttccatAAAGAAACTAAATGTAATCTTGCAGCTAATATgttgtatattttgtatttatgcatttgtatatgtgtatatatttttgtatatatgtaACAACTCCAAAAAAGTAATTCTAACCAAATtctaaaaacagaaacagacatcTGCCGTCCTGTAACCTGTTCATTTTATTACCTGACGTATTGCGTCCTGCTCGCTGTACAGGCACAGGGTTGCTATGGCAGCTTGCCTCACTGCATTATGGGAATCCATGCATGCGGCTCTCAGAAGTAAGCTGGACATGTCTTCCTTCAACAGCAAGGACACAGCGCCATCAACATTTACTAGGTTTCCCAGGGCTGCACAACAGTGCTGACGTGTTAGGGCATCAGGGTCGGTGATCAGAGGCGCCAGCATGGCCGCCGTTCTCCTGGCTTCCTCTATCCACCTACGCCACTCCTTATTGTCCACTCCCTGTTCTACTATAGAGGCCAAATCTCCTGCACCATCACTTTGTGaacatgtgtgtttattttgttcCTTCCCTTTGTCCTGCCCTGTAGTGTCACTGCCCTTGCCATTGAACCTACCCATTTTAAAACCTGCCCCTGCCGCAATATATCCCAACCAGTTCCCAACTGCCCTGCAAGCCATCCGCCGGACAGCCATGCAGGAATCATCAAGACAGTCTATCATGCTTTTGAAAATGTCAGGTTGCAGGGTGTGCAGTGTGGGAGGCCTGAATGGATACAAATTTCCCAAAAGTCTGCATGTGGCAGCCCTGACCTGGTCATTAGAGTGAGCCAGCGCCTGATGCAGCACTGATTCTTCTAGGTGAAGCTGAAGTTGGGCGGGCCAAGGGGAACAACGCGCTACTTGGGACAACAGAGTTAAGAGCTCCACCGCAGAATCCCACAGCACATCCAGCTGCAGCAagtcagagagcagagagctgGCGGTTCTGCTTGGCAGAGTCTGGTGTTTGGAGGCAGTGAGCTGGCTGTTTTTGGGTGGCGCAAAAAAACCACCAGCAGCTTTTCCGAGGCGAGAAACAGAGCGCTCGGGGTCACACAGGAGCAAACGGCTGAGCAGGGAGAGAGGCAGCTCTAATAGCGGAGTAGGAAGAGTTTGAATTACCTGCCAaagcacaaaaaacaaaatcattcaGACAACTCGTCACAGATCAAACAGCCGTCACCAAACACAATGCTCTCACAAAAGTACAGAGACATTAAGATGTACAGTAGTGTGTAGCTGAGCCTATTGCAAGAGTTATCCTGTGTTGCATCAGATAAATATGTTTGACAGCTAGGTCTTTATTGGAGCATGGGAAGGCCCTCACCTGCAGGAGGCTTGCAATAATACCACAACTGTCATACAACTGTAAAATCGTGGACATGGTGTGGGAATGCAGGTCCAGAGCAAATGGAAAGCACAACAGGTGGCAGCTTAACACAGACAGGCTGTCGTAACTCAGATCCACCTCAAGTCTCCCAGGATTgccttcatcacacaaatgaAGACTGTAGGGTACAAAAGATGTTATTGTTAGCTCCAGGCGTTGTAGCTGTGCTGCTCTAAGATTGGTGGTATGAATGAAACTGTATGTTAAGTAAACGGAACACTAACCAGTCAGTGGCCAGCAGGTGAACAAGAGCGTATACACATTTTGATTCACGCTCAGACAACAGAGGAGCGCATGAGTATGGATCCTTGGTGAAGACAACCAGCGCAATAGACAGAAAGGAATGCAGCCCtgttgtaaaaagaaaaagagtaaaGACAGACACTataagtgttttctttttaaatatggtGGGCCTCATAAGACATATATATTTACCATTTGCTGAACAGAAGTCCGTGCCTGGTGTTGTCCTTGCTAGCGAAGTGCCAATTGTTTTCCATAGATCCAGAAACATGACTGGATCTAAACTTGAAGATCCAGAGCCATTTTCATgctgttaaaagaaaaagaagaggcaaagctcagaggaagacattgcaGGTCTATCTCTGGTTTCCATCAAATCCAAATGTTTTTACACATTGCAGTTATCATCTGACCTCAGAGAGCGTGTGCAGGAGTAAAGAAAGGAGGCCATCCCAGAGTCCAAGGCCAGAAGGAAGAGACAGCTGGGGCTGACAAGGCACAGGAGACAATTGTCGATCACTTTAAACTTGCTtcaaatactgtgaaagtattgCCAAATTACTTCTCACAGATTCAGTACCTCATTTGAGTCCAAAAGCAGGTTTTTCAGCAAGGTGGTTAAATTGTCCATATCAACTTTGACATGAACATTGTGTTGTGTCAACAGAGACAAAACTGAGGCTGCCAGAGGCTAAAGAACAGATCACAAAATCAACTGCATCAGACAACTGACAAGCTATATACTCCATAATGAATTACCAGTCACTCCACATAATAACTTCAGTGAGTACTTACTGCCAAAGGAATGAAGTTGGGTTGACTGAGAATTGTGATAAAAGGCTTGGTGAACTCTTCCAGTCTACAGTAAGAGAACAGATGATGAGCTGCAGTAGTTGAAAGACTGTAATGTACGATAGTTGTACTtgtatacatgcatatacattCAACAAATCAACAAAATCAGCTTCAGTGAAGAAAATGAATAATCAAACCTATGCTCTTCTTCCACCCAGTCACAGTGCTTCTCCCAGTAGATCATGAGCACAACGATCATTTCTCCAAGTGCTGGCACACTCCATGGTTGCTGAGCATGGGATAACAAATAGAACAAAAGTCAGAAATACGGTTGCAGGAATAGTGCATTGTTGAAATTGGTGCTACTCTTGAGCATTAACCTTGATGAAGTTTGAGTTTTCTACAGCATCATGGACTAGGTCAAAGAGGACATGGGGTAGTCCGAGTTCATGACCAATGTGGTACGACTTCTCGAGGTCAGAGGACAGAACCAGGTTGCGTAAGACCTTCAGCGGTAGGTGAATTCGACACACTTCTTCAACAACGCCACCTGTTCGCTGACCAaaccaaaagaaaaacagactaaATGCAAAACTTCCGAAGAAAAATCAATTTATGCTAGCTTTATTAAAAGTTTTACCTAAATACCTGAGCTTTGAATGCCAGGATCTTAGATTTAAGTTGAGGTATAATGGCACTGTAGTTTAATAGTTCTCTCTGCTGGCTGCTTGGATCAGATTCTTGGGCCAGTTTCTCCCAGTAATCCTCACTGTCAAAATCCTGAAAGGACAAGAAATGATTGATACTGTAGGACACATTTTAGATAGTAAACAGTTTTTTATTACCAGGGCAGATTTGCGACTGGAAGAAAATGTACACTCTATATTATGAAACAAGACACATTTTCTTAATGGTGAATGTCTCTATCACtagaaaaagcaacagaaaaaataaatcactgacCTCCACATGCAGTGCTGTCTGACTGTCCTCATTGCATCTCTGCACTAGTCGCGGCCCAACCTCTACAGAGGGGAATTCCTTTTCATAGTCCCTGCTGATCTGACCCCTGCAAAGGAAATGTCCATAACTGTGAACAAACACCTCAATTTGATTTGGTAGTATTTTATATCTTCATTCTGAACTTCCATAAACACCTGTGCTTTGATCTCACAAAGGCTTGATTCTTTGGGTTGAGGCTTTGATTGGCAGCTGTCATGACTGAGTGAACGGAGGTAACCGAG is a window of Perca fluviatilis chromosome 16, GENO_Pfluv_1.0, whole genome shotgun sequence DNA encoding:
- the atf5a gene encoding uncharacterized protein atf5a; translated protein: MMATSAPVWKTLHVCLADPLALSHPQANHSQSQGCRGEVSEESQHLIGDGLTDWMTEEVDFSSYLPNPPSPPSSTNASLPPSPLQNDIQVPSDLEVMTSLLQEELAQLEDYFLSEPLPEKGPRLGKCDRGPLPAGPQPFSQLPYASYSTSNQSESSPLLVTLATGELDLLSICGGPIGRSKIPRHAPYSCSRPTGCVRKRLPDGVRFSEGYDNSLLSSKGSNLGNSAVTLTGNYDCVEDEQLVEKSFSLGSAVEVRRCAVLPKDEKNCCFSQNVIGGAKVVGGGFGFGASLDVPHKKEDLLMYSMREVSGGTGNNQVLNSIKSSVEVTKATVSWKTESSEGFYLPATPQPEAYHSFLGNINEQLKSESQHHSNNQIGQHDLHCNFLEDQGPECLLMARESLNSESSGHGQACRLKEHCAMKYEEDLIPAEGGERKQKKRDQNKTAAHRYRQRKRAELDSLEEQLHGLEGRNRELRDKAESVEREIQYVKDLLIEVYKARSQRLKQDTTA
- the stk36 gene encoding serine/threonine-protein kinase 36, with the translated sequence MNSYHVLELVGEGSFGRVYKGRKRFTGQVVALKFMPKVGRSEKELRSLKREIDIMRGLQHPNIVQLFDSFETDTEVVVVTEYAEGQLFQIIEDDGNLPESQVQEIACQLVSALYYLHSHRILHRDMKPQNILLGKSGVVKLCDFGFARAMSVSTLVLTSIKGTPLYMSPELVEEKPYDHTADLWSLGCILYELHTGAPPFYTNSIFHLVQLIVRDPVKWPDTMSNTCTSFLKGLLTKDPQKRLSWPDLLHHPFVADGVLVVSDTCVYSPLTVTPSPDMMALKLQQVAAKTVPTPGESRLLRKAREQTDNGNRGKPVGSDNGKKKKDGVGNERAKSGMAAASPRAKPPSSDVSVTSVHSVMTAANQSLNPKNQAFVRSKHRGQISRDYEKEFPSVEVGPRLVQRCNEDSQTALHVEDFDSEDYWEKLAQESDPSSQQRELLNYSAIIPQLKSKILAFKAQRTGGVVEEVCRIHLPLKVLRNLVLSSDLEKSYHIGHELGLPHVLFDLVHDAVENSNFIKQPWSVPALGEMIVVLMIYWEKHCDWVEEEHRLEEFTKPFITILSQPNFIPLAPLAASVLSLLTQHNVHVKVDMDNLTTLLKNLLLDSNEPQLSLPSGLGLWDGLLSLLLHTLSEHENGSGSSSLDPVMFLDLWKTIGTSLARTTPGTDFCSANGLHSFLSIALVVFTKDPYSCAPLLSERESKCVYALVHLLATDCLHLCDEGNPGRLEVDLSYDSLSVLSCHLLCFPFALDLHSHTMSTILQLYDSCGIIASLLQVIQTLPTPLLELPLSLLSRLLLCDPERSVSRLGKAAGGFFAPPKNSQLTASKHQTLPSRTASSLLSDLLQLDVLWDSAVELLTLLSQVARCSPWPAQLQLHLEESVLHQALAHSNDQVRAATCRLLGNLYPFRPPTLHTLQPDIFKSMIDCLDDSCMAVRRMACRAVGNWLGYIAAGAGFKMGRFNGKGSDTTGQDKGKEQNKHTCSQSDGAGDLASIVEQGVDNKEWRRWIEEARRTAAMLAPLITDPDALTRQHCCAALGNLVNVDGAVSLLLKEDMSSLLLRAACMDSHNAVRQAAIATLCLYSEQDAIRQVLRSLDASKKLLQASQHAPPQCDYRQLISQL